One stretch of Tepidibacter hydrothermalis DNA includes these proteins:
- the glp gene encoding gephyrin-like molybdotransferase Glp produces the protein MKQMVNLEIANEILAERVDSIEEEYVNLTDAHKRMLSKDVISTINQPPFDRSPLDGYALKSEDTKGASEENPVVLEIIEEVCAGSYPTKELKNNMATRIMTGAPIPKGSDCVIRQEDTSEKDGKVYIYKELNEFQNYCFEGEDLKKGQIVIKKDTEINFGEVGVIASLGIKEVSVYKKPKVAILSTGDELLDIGEKLIPGKIYNSNIYTLSARLKELNTEPIILGISGDDIEQTARKIENIIDEVDLVITTGGVSVGKKDIIKDVMKKINADILFWKVDIKPGTPVLCSYLKNKLIISLSGNPAASSITFELLVRPLLDKMVNKKDSKLKRTSAVFDDSYLKKSGKRRFLRGELSYSQNGPVVKLTSSKQSSGVLSSTLKCNCLIDVPKGSTGLEKGDKVEIIYL, from the coding sequence ATGAAACAGATGGTAAATCTAGAAATAGCTAATGAAATATTAGCTGAAAGAGTAGACAGCATTGAAGAAGAATATGTAAATTTAACAGATGCTCATAAAAGAATGCTTTCTAAAGATGTAATTTCTACTATTAATCAACCACCTTTTGATAGATCGCCTTTAGATGGATATGCTTTAAAATCAGAAGATACTAAAGGAGCAAGTGAAGAAAATCCAGTCGTTTTAGAAATTATAGAAGAGGTTTGTGCAGGAAGTTATCCTACTAAAGAATTAAAAAATAATATGGCAACTAGAATTATGACAGGTGCACCTATTCCAAAAGGTAGTGATTGTGTAATAAGACAAGAAGATACTTCTGAGAAAGATGGAAAAGTATATATATATAAAGAATTAAATGAATTTCAAAACTACTGTTTTGAAGGAGAAGATTTAAAAAAAGGACAAATAGTTATTAAAAAAGATACTGAAATTAATTTTGGAGAAGTAGGAGTAATTGCAAGTCTTGGAATAAAAGAAGTATCGGTTTATAAAAAACCTAAAGTAGCTATATTAAGTACTGGAGATGAACTACTAGATATAGGAGAGAAATTAATTCCAGGAAAAATATATAATAGCAATATATATACATTATCAGCTAGATTAAAGGAATTAAACACAGAGCCAATCATACTAGGTATCTCTGGTGATGATATAGAACAAACTGCTAGAAAAATTGAAAATATAATTGATGAAGTAGATTTGGTAATAACTACAGGAGGAGTGTCTGTAGGGAAAAAAGATATTATAAAGGATGTAATGAAAAAAATAAATGCTGATATATTATTTTGGAAAGTAGATATAAAACCAGGAACTCCTGTGCTTTGTAGTTACTTAAAAAATAAGTTGATAATAAGTCTATCAGGTAATCCAGCAGCATCTAGTATAACATTTGAGTTGTTAGTAAGACCTTTACTAGATAAAATGGTTAACAAAAAAGATTCAAAATTAAAAAGAACAAGTGCTGTATTTGATGATTCTTATTTGAAGAAAAGTGGAAAAAGAAGATTTTTAAGAGGAGAATTATCATATTCTCAAAATGGACCAGTAGTTAAGCTTACTAGTTCAAAACAATCTTCTGGAGTATTAAGTTCTACTTTAAAATGTAATTGCTTAATAGATGTACCTAAAGGGTCTACTGGACTTGAAAAAGGAGATAAAGTAGAAATTATATATTTATAA
- the moaC gene encoding cyclic pyranopterin monophosphate synthase MoaC, producing the protein MENELKLNHFDENGKAIMVDVSEKKDTVRIAIAKGRVTMKRETLAFIEHGEIGKGDVLGVARVAGIMAAKKAYEIIPMCHPLMLSKCQVDFHIDQRKSQIHIEAVVKTTGKTGVEMEALTAVSAAGLTIYDMCKAVDKEMVIEDIHLAKKTGGKSGIFINER; encoded by the coding sequence ATGGAGAATGAACTTAAATTAAATCATTTTGATGAAAATGGAAAAGCGATTATGGTAGATGTAAGTGAAAAAAAAGACACTGTAAGAATTGCGATAGCTAAAGGTAGAGTTACTATGAAAAGAGAAACTCTTGCTTTTATAGAGCATGGAGAGATTGGAAAAGGAGATGTTTTGGGTGTAGCCAGAGTAGCAGGAATCATGGCAGCAAAAAAAGCATATGAGATAATTCCAATGTGTCATCCGTTAATGCTTAGCAAATGTCAGGTTGATTTTCATATAGATCAAAGAAAATCACAAATTCATATAGAAGCCGTAGTTAAAACTACAGGAAAAACAGGTGTAGAAATGGAAGCTCTAACGGCTGTATCTGCAGCTGGATTAACTATATATGATATGTGTAAAGCTGTGGACAAAGAAATGGTAATTGAAGATATCCATCTTGCTAAAAAAACAGGTGGAAAAAGTGGAATATTCATTAATGAAAGATAA
- the modB gene encoding molybdate ABC transporter permease subunit — protein sequence MEYSLMKDKFIKLIVYTLFILCILFTSIPVISLFLSSGIGVISEIKNHVVINAFIISMKSTLTSLIIIIILGIPSAYIIARKKFRFKKYIETILEIPLVLPPSVAGLILLITFGKNGIIGKTLYQMDLKLSFTFWAVVISQVFVALPLFIKTAKNGIEKVDKDLELTAATLGDKPLQIFMNITLPLSYNSILTGVILAWARSLAEFGATIMFAGNLAGRTQTLPLAIYSAMEIDMNLSLAIASILVIISVTILVITKHISNRN from the coding sequence GTGGAATATTCATTAATGAAAGATAAATTTATAAAATTAATAGTATACACGTTATTTATACTTTGTATTTTATTTACAAGCATACCCGTAATATCTTTATTTTTATCATCGGGTATAGGTGTTATTAGTGAGATAAAAAATCATGTAGTTATAAATGCTTTTATTATAAGTATGAAAAGTACTTTAACATCTTTGATTATAATTATTATTTTAGGTATTCCAAGTGCTTATATAATTGCAAGAAAGAAGTTTAGATTTAAAAAATATATAGAGACAATATTAGAAATACCTTTGGTTTTACCGCCTTCTGTAGCAGGATTAATACTACTTATAACATTCGGTAAAAATGGAATTATTGGAAAGACATTATATCAAATGGATTTGAAATTATCATTTACATTTTGGGCAGTAGTGATTTCACAAGTTTTTGTAGCACTTCCGTTATTCATAAAAACAGCCAAAAATGGAATAGAGAAAGTTGACAAAGATTTAGAATTGACTGCAGCAACATTAGGAGATAAGCCTCTTCAAATATTTATGAATATAACATTGCCTTTGTCTTATAATTCAATATTAACAGGAGTGATTTTGGCATGGGCTAGATCCTTAGCTGAATTTGGAGCAACCATTATGTTTGCTGGTAATTTAGCTGGAAGAACTCAAACATTGCCTCTTGCAATATACTCAGCTATGGAAATAGATATGAATCTTTCTTTAGCAATAGCAAGTATCTTGGTAATAATATCAGTAACTATATTAGTAATAACAAAGCATATCTCTAATAGAAATTAG
- a CDS encoding ABC transporter ATP-binding protein yields MLEVTACKKLHEFDLDVNFNAQRGEILVVLGHSGCGKSTLLNLISGVIKPDYGEIKFDENSIYSKTNRIDIPIYKRRIGYIQQKSDLFPHMNIIQNISYGIRKNLDISRVEELMKMLEIYDLKNRMPNQISGGQKQRVALARALIINPKMLLLDEPFSALDNIIKQKLRKIVLDIKQSFNIPIVFITHDLDEAYMLGDKIAIMSEGKFLDIGNKEEIFIRPKSLEIAKFVGMSNIIDGKLIKSDEDYLMVDVRGIYIKVKNKDHIKTKDISLGIRPENIEIVDENESNNTFEAYVKKIDYAIDSCKIVVLLKNELEIEIVVNKNIVKEKNIDIGTYVNIHLDENNITLLS; encoded by the coding sequence ATGCTTGAAGTTACAGCTTGTAAAAAATTACATGAATTTGACTTGGATGTTAACTTTAATGCTCAAAGAGGGGAAATCCTTGTAGTATTAGGACATTCAGGGTGTGGAAAATCTACACTTTTAAATCTTATATCAGGTGTAATTAAACCTGATTATGGAGAAATAAAATTTGATGAAAACTCAATCTATTCTAAGACTAATAGAATAGATATACCTATATATAAAAGAAGAATTGGATATATACAACAAAAAAGCGATTTGTTTCCCCATATGAATATTATCCAAAACATATCTTATGGAATAAGAAAAAACTTAGATATATCCAGAGTTGAAGAACTTATGAAAATGTTAGAAATATATGATTTAAAAAATAGAATGCCAAATCAAATATCAGGAGGTCAAAAGCAAAGAGTTGCTTTGGCAAGAGCCTTAATTATTAATCCAAAGATGTTATTATTAGACGAGCCTTTTAGTGCTTTAGATAATATAATAAAACAAAAACTTAGAAAAATAGTATTGGATATTAAGCAAAGCTTTAATATTCCTATCGTTTTTATAACTCATGATCTGGATGAAGCATATATGTTAGGTGATAAAATAGCTATTATGAGTGAAGGAAAGTTTTTGGATATAGGAAACAAAGAAGAAATTTTTATAAGACCTAAAAGTTTAGAGATTGCAAAGTTCGTTGGAATGAGCAATATCATAGATGGTAAATTGATAAAATCTGATGAAGATTATTTAATGGTGGATGTAAGAGGAATATATATAAAAGTTAAAAACAAAGATCATATAAAAACAAAAGACATTTCATTAGGAATAAGACCTGAAAATATTGAAATAGTAGATGAAAATGAAAGTAACAATACATTTGAAGCATATGTAAAAAAAATAGACTATGCTATTGATAGTTGTAAAATAGTAGTACTTTTAAAAAATGAATTAGAAATTGAAATTGTAGTTAACAAAAACATAGTTAAAGAAAAAAATATTGATATAGGAACTTATGTAAACATACATTTAGATGAAAATAACATCACCCTCTTAAGTTAG
- the mobB gene encoding molybdopterin-guanine dinucleotide biosynthesis protein B has product MTPIVCVVGKSNVGKTTLVVKIITELKRRNYKVSTIKHDVHGFDIDKPGKDTWKHAQAGADSVMISSPNKIAMIKKVEEEWNLDKLMELNNDSDIIVAEGFKTSDKPKIEVIRSEKYTQSICKKEDLIAIASDINHNVEGVAVVDLNDAAGLVDIIEEKILNTRKCDE; this is encoded by the coding sequence GTGACACCTATAGTTTGCGTTGTCGGTAAATCTAATGTTGGAAAAACAACTTTAGTAGTAAAAATAATAACAGAATTAAAGAGAAGAAATTACAAGGTTTCAACTATAAAACATGATGTTCATGGTTTTGATATTGATAAGCCTGGAAAAGATACTTGGAAACATGCTCAAGCTGGAGCAGATTCTGTGATGATTTCTTCACCTAATAAAATAGCTATGATAAAAAAAGTAGAAGAAGAATGGAATCTTGATAAATTAATGGAGCTTAACAATGATTCGGATATAATAGTTGCGGAAGGATTCAAAACAAGCGATAAACCTAAAATAGAAGTAATAAGATCTGAGAAGTATACTCAGTCAATATGTAAGAAAGAAGATTTAATAGCTATAGCTAGTGATATAAACCATAACGTTGAAGGAGTAGCTGTTGTTGATTTAAATGATGCAGCTGGATTGGTAGACATAATAGAAGAAAAAATCTTAAATACTAGAAAGTGTGATGAGTAA
- the moaA gene encoding GTP 3',8-cyclase MoaA, with protein sequence MVDNAGRKIEYLRVSITDRCNLRCVYCMPKDGIELIKHDEILTFEELYRIIKASSNLGISKIRITGGEPLARKGIIEFIRNIKNIEGIEEVSLTTNGILLEEYIDELLKAGLDRINVSIDSLNEELYNKITRNKGLDKVLRGIKIALDKGIKRVKINTVIVKEINNGEIMDFVELVEKIPVDVRFIELMPIGEGKKYTQVSNDEIKKLILKNRKLIPFSNVKGSGPANYFKTESSKGSIGFISPISHEFCNQCNRVRVTPEGFLKLCLHWNDGVDLKKHLRNKVSDEQLNNIIYKAVKQKPYRHEFKSQNKNSDCRNMSQIGG encoded by the coding sequence ATGGTCGATAATGCGGGGAGAAAAATAGAATATTTAAGAGTATCAATAACAGATAGATGTAATTTGAGATGTGTATATTGTATGCCTAAAGATGGGATTGAACTAATTAAGCATGATGAAATATTAACATTTGAGGAGCTATACAGAATAATAAAAGCATCATCAAATTTAGGAATTTCAAAAATTAGAATAACTGGTGGTGAACCATTAGCTAGAAAAGGAATAATTGAATTTATAAGAAACATAAAAAATATAGAAGGTATTGAAGAAGTAAGTCTAACTACAAATGGAATTTTACTTGAAGAATATATAGATGAGTTATTAAAAGCAGGGTTAGATAGAATAAATGTAAGCATAGATAGTTTGAATGAAGAACTATATAACAAAATAACTAGAAACAAAGGCCTAGATAAAGTATTAAGAGGTATAAAAATTGCTTTAGATAAAGGAATAAAAAGAGTAAAAATAAATACAGTTATAGTAAAGGAAATAAACAATGGAGAAATAATGGATTTTGTAGAATTAGTTGAAAAGATTCCAGTAGATGTTAGATTTATAGAACTTATGCCTATTGGAGAAGGAAAAAAATATACACAAGTATCTAATGATGAAATAAAAAAACTTATATTAAAAAATAGAAAATTGATTCCTTTTTCCAATGTAAAAGGTTCAGGACCAGCTAACTACTTTAAAACAGAGTCAAGTAAAGGATCTATAGGATTTATAAGTCCTATTAGTCATGAGTTTTGTAATCAATGTAATAGAGTAAGGGTAACTCCAGAAGGATTTTTAAAGCTATGTCTTCATTGGAATGATGGAGTTGATTTAAAAAAACATTTAAGAAACAAAGTTAGTGATGAACAGTTAAATAATATTATATATAAAGCTGTAAAACAAAAGCCATATAGACATGAATTCAAAAGTCAAAATAAAAATTCAGACTGTAGAAATATGTCTCAAATAGGTGGATAA
- a CDS encoding MOSC domain-containing protein — protein sequence MGKILGVCTSEKKGVQKVNVGKIELVENHGLKGDAHAGDWHRQVSLLSWEKIEDFKNRGGQVKDGDFGENLIVQGIDLAKLPVGTKLKINEIELEVTQIGKECHQHCAIYHAVGDCIMPREGIFARVLSGGLVQINDEIEVVE from the coding sequence ATGGGAAAAATATTAGGAGTATGTACAAGTGAGAAAAAAGGTGTTCAAAAAGTTAATGTAGGAAAGATTGAATTAGTAGAAAATCATGGATTAAAAGGAGATGCTCACGCAGGAGATTGGCATAGACAAGTTAGTCTACTTTCATGGGAGAAGATAGAAGACTTTAAAAACAGAGGTGGACAAGTTAAGGATGGAGATTTTGGAGAAAATCTAATAGTTCAAGGAATCGATTTAGCAAAATTACCAGTAGGAACTAAGCTTAAAATAAATGAAATAGAATTAGAAGTTACTCAAATTGGTAAAGAATGTCATCAACATTGTGCTATTTATCATGCAGTTGGAGATTGTATAATGCCTAGAGAAGGAATATTTGCTAGAGTATTAAGTGGTGGATTAGTACAAATAAATGATGAGATAGAGGTTGTTGAGTAA
- the modA gene encoding molybdate ABC transporter substrate-binding protein, producing the protein MRKSFFCLILLIFITIGSVGCNNKKVEKNNEITVFAASSMTESMEEIKQEFEKNNPDIKIVLNLDSSSRLRTQIENGVKPDIFISANEKHCKLLQEKGITDNKEQLLNNSMVLIVPSDNPCNIENLNDLRNKCDVVIAQKEVPAGDYALRILDNLNDKYGKDYKDSVLKNVVSEENNVKQVVTKVVLKEAQAAFVYSSDVTNKIKDKVKVIDIPKEYNVNATYWSSVFNDNEECLKFYEYLKGDQGKIIFKKYGFEPYI; encoded by the coding sequence ATGAGAAAAAGTTTTTTTTGCCTTATTTTATTAATATTTATAACTATAGGATCTGTAGGATGTAATAATAAAAAAGTAGAAAAAAATAATGAAATTACTGTGTTTGCAGCATCATCTATGACTGAAAGTATGGAAGAAATTAAACAAGAATTTGAGAAAAACAATCCAGATATAAAAATAGTATTGAACTTAGATAGTTCAAGTAGACTTAGAACTCAGATTGAAAATGGAGTAAAACCAGATATTTTTATATCAGCAAATGAAAAGCATTGTAAATTACTACAAGAAAAAGGTATTACAGATAATAAAGAGCAATTATTAAACAACTCAATGGTTCTAATAGTTCCATCTGATAATCCTTGCAATATTGAGAATCTGAATGATTTAAGAAATAAATGCGATGTAGTAATAGCTCAAAAGGAAGTTCCAGCAGGAGATTATGCTTTAAGAATTTTAGATAATCTTAATGATAAATATGGTAAAGATTATAAAGATAGTGTTTTAAAAAATGTTGTTTCAGAAGAAAATAATGTTAAACAGGTGGTAACAAAAGTAGTTTTAAAAGAAGCGCAAGCCGCTTTTGTATATTCATCTGATGTTACAAATAAAATAAAAGATAAGGTCAAGGTAATAGATATTCCTAAAGAGTACAATGTGAATGCAACTTATTGGAGTAGTGTATTTAATGATAATGAGGAGTGTTTGAAATTTTACGAATATCTTAAAGGTGATCAGGGTAAAATTATTTTTAAAAAATATGGATTTGAGCCATATATTTAA
- a CDS encoding methyl-accepting chemotaxis protein yields the protein MKLRSKLTISLILISNIALLIVSLIGYTNARNNLKENIDYQMNLTVEKMSMQFDEWVLNKSQIIETIAEIIKNTDSTDNISRNHLLAYQRDPDIYDIYVAFVENGYLIDGDNWIPPEGYDARDRAWFKNALKNDKLSFSIIHDDETVKDIFNTTLSLPIKDKNNNTIAVLGGDIAIKELNEDVKKMDLQGHGYGFLIDDTGFCLSHPDDKLVKTNLLENKEMKEQVNEMLKQKDGKIKYTSGKNDSLIVYRKIPSTNWILALNVNESDVYKNLYELRMMYIVINLLAFIVTVIFSFYLSGNIIRPINDLKKVTNTIGTGDLTAKIELNKKDEVGELANSFEIMTNNLKDLVLNTYDISNNLSASSNQLSHSSDDLNLISEDVSDSINKISIDLTNQFEEMNKTKDTVNEIVQSIQQVALNSQDMNNHGLTVLESAQNGKVTIDKTISTMDNIEEVMQKSSYATEVLTQNSNEITSIINIISDIANKTNLLSLNAAIEAARAGESGKGFAVVADEIGKLAEESNRSAEKISSLIKEVQLQTKNAIDLMNKGMYTAKEGSNAVSDAKTAFDEILEGVNEITYKIQDVSASSQQIYASSQEIACTIENVSNISEENVVNSEKVASASQKQLTIIEEMDLSSKNLADMSAELQENILKFKI from the coding sequence ATGAAATTGCGTTCTAAATTGACAATTAGTTTGATACTTATTTCAAATATAGCTTTGTTAATAGTATCTTTAATAGGTTATACTAATGCTAGAAATAATTTGAAGGAAAATATAGACTATCAAATGAATTTAACGGTAGAAAAAATGAGTATGCAATTTGATGAGTGGGTTTTAAATAAATCACAAATAATAGAAACTATTGCAGAAATCATAAAAAATACTGATTCTACTGATAATATATCAAGAAATCATTTATTAGCGTATCAAAGAGATCCAGATATTTATGATATATATGTAGCGTTTGTTGAAAATGGATATTTAATTGATGGAGATAATTGGATACCTCCTGAAGGATATGATGCGAGAGATCGCGCTTGGTTCAAAAACGCATTGAAAAATGATAAATTATCTTTTAGTATTATACATGATGATGAAACGGTAAAAGATATATTCAATACTACACTGTCATTGCCTATAAAAGATAAAAACAATAATACTATAGCAGTGTTAGGTGGAGATATTGCAATTAAAGAACTTAATGAAGACGTCAAAAAAATGGATTTACAAGGGCATGGATATGGTTTTCTTATAGATGATACTGGATTTTGCTTATCACATCCAGATGATAAACTTGTAAAAACTAATCTATTAGAGAATAAAGAGATGAAAGAACAAGTAAATGAAATGTTGAAACAAAAAGATGGGAAAATAAAGTATACATCAGGCAAAAACGATTCCTTAATTGTATATAGAAAAATACCATCTACAAACTGGATTCTAGCACTTAATGTTAATGAATCAGATGTTTATAAAAATTTATATGAATTAAGAATGATGTATATCGTAATAAATTTATTAGCATTTATAGTAACTGTTATCTTTTCTTTTTATCTTTCTGGAAACATAATAAGACCTATTAATGATTTGAAAAAAGTAACAAATACAATAGGTACTGGAGATTTAACTGCTAAGATTGAACTAAATAAAAAAGATGAAGTAGGAGAATTAGCAAATTCTTTTGAAATAATGACTAATAATTTAAAAGATTTAGTGTTAAATACATATGATATATCCAACAATTTGTCTGCATCATCTAATCAATTATCTCATTCATCAGATGACCTGAATTTGATATCAGAAGATGTAAGTGATTCTATAAATAAAATATCAATAGATTTAACAAATCAATTTGAAGAAATGAACAAAACAAAAGATACTGTAAATGAGATAGTTCAAAGCATACAGCAAGTAGCTTTAAATTCTCAAGATATGAATAATCATGGATTAACAGTATTAGAGTCAGCACAAAATGGTAAAGTAACTATTGATAAAACAATAAGTACAATGGATAACATAGAAGAAGTTATGCAAAAATCTTCTTATGCTACTGAGGTGTTAACTCAAAATTCAAATGAAATAACTAGCATTATCAATATAATATCTGATATAGCAAATAAAACTAATCTGTTATCACTAAATGCTGCTATAGAGGCTGCTAGAGCTGGAGAATCAGGAAAAGGATTTGCTGTAGTAGCTGATGAAATTGGTAAGTTAGCAGAAGAATCTAACAGATCTGCAGAGAAAATATCTTCATTAATAAAAGAAGTTCAATTACAAACAAAAAATGCTATTGATTTAATGAACAAAGGGATGTATACTGCTAAAGAAGGAAGTAATGCAGTTTCTGATGCTAAAACAGCATTTGATGAAATACTTGAAGGAGTTAATGAGATAACTTACAAAATTCAAGATGTTTCTGCATCATCTCAACAAATTTATGCAAGCTCACAGGAAATTGCTTGTACTATAGAAAATGTTTCTAATATAAGTGAAGAAAATGTTGTAAATTCTGAAAAAGTTGCTAGTGCATCACAAAAGCAGCTTACAATTATAGAAGAGATGGACTTGAGTTCAAAAAATCTTGCTGATATGTCAGCAGAGTTACAAGAAAATATATTAAAATTTAAAATATAG
- the acpS gene encoding holo-ACP synthase has translation MNILGTGIDIIEIERIKKAINKNNRFLERIYTKKEIEYFEQKGYKAQTIAGNFAAKEAISKAFGTGIRGYKFKDMEILRNNLGKPVVKLYNELYELSEKLEMKEILLSISHSKDYAVANAILTTKKEG, from the coding sequence ATGAATATTTTAGGTACTGGAATAGATATAATAGAAATAGAGAGAATAAAAAAAGCCATAAATAAAAATAATAGATTTTTAGAAAGAATTTATACAAAGAAAGAAATAGAGTACTTTGAACAAAAAGGTTATAAAGCTCAAACTATAGCTGGAAACTTTGCAGCAAAAGAGGCTATAAGTAAGGCATTTGGGACTGGAATTAGAGGCTATAAATTTAAAGATATGGAAATATTGAGAAATAACCTTGGAAAACCAGTTGTAAAATTGTATAATGAATTATATGAATTATCAGAAAAGTTAGAAATGAAAGAAATTTTATTGTCCATATCTCATTCAAAGGATTATGCAGTTGCAAATGCTATTTTAACTACTAAAAAGGAGGGATAG
- a CDS encoding CBS domain-containing protein: protein MTAKDIMTSNVVVVNQDATIKEIAEIFLKNRIGGVPVVDEENKIVGIISETDIIQKEKNVNIPSFINILQGYIFFDSFKEVEEDIRKIAAYKARDIMSKDVMTVKEDDSVEYVANEMIKKSINRVPVVDDNNYIKGIICRYDLIKAMYK from the coding sequence TTGACGGCAAAAGATATAATGACTAGCAATGTGGTAGTTGTAAATCAAGATGCTACTATAAAGGAGATAGCTGAGATATTCCTAAAAAATAGGATTGGGGGCGTCCCAGTAGTAGATGAAGAAAATAAGATAGTAGGAATAATATCAGAAACTGATATCATACAAAAAGAAAAAAATGTAAATATACCATCTTTTATAAATATACTTCAGGGATATATATTCTTTGATAGTTTTAAGGAGGTAGAAGAGGATATTAGAAAGATTGCAGCTTATAAGGCGCGTGATATAATGTCGAAGGATGTTATGACTGTTAAGGAAGATGATAGCGTTGAGTATGTTGCAAATGAAATGATAAAGAAGTCTATAAATAGGGTTCCTGTTGTTGATGATAATAATTATATTAAGGGTATTATATGTAGATATGATCTTATAAAAGCTATGTACAAGTAA
- the gerS gene encoding germination lipoprotein GerS, with protein sequence MKKWILCILVIILASISFTGCRESTDEEVYYKFQKKINKLDSYSCIATISVCGNKSIKEYEASHYFKSPNYYKLVTLYPSNIKGKITIYDDDKIIIKNPKYKDELKFTHRGIENRYLFVGDFLKNIFENENLKISSDKYFLILETNIPGSSFYFNKQKIYVDKKTLKPNKLEIMDVNLKKRFVVNYKEFKYNED encoded by the coding sequence GTGAAAAAGTGGATCTTATGTATCCTTGTAATTATACTAGCAAGTATTAGTTTTACAGGATGTAGGGAATCCACAGATGAAGAAGTGTACTATAAATTCCAAAAGAAAATAAATAAGTTAGATTCGTATTCATGTATAGCAACTATAAGTGTATGTGGAAATAAATCTATAAAAGAATATGAAGCGAGTCACTATTTTAAAAGCCCAAATTACTATAAATTAGTAACATTATATCCTAGCAATATAAAAGGAAAAATAACTATTTATGATGATGATAAGATTATAATAAAAAATCCAAAATACAAAGATGAATTAAAATTTACTCATAGAGGTATAGAAAATAGGTATTTATTTGTAGGAGACTTTTTGAAAAATATTTTTGAAAATGAAAATTTGAAGATAAGTTCGGATAAATATTTCTTGATTCTAGAAACTAATATACCTGGTTCTTCGTTCTACTTTAATAAACAAAAAATTTATGTTGACAAAAAAACATTAAAGCCTAATAAGTTAGAGATAATGGATGTTAACTTAAAGAAAAGATTTGTTGTTAATTATAAGGAGTTTAAATACAACGAGGATTAA